A region of the Antedon mediterranea chromosome 4, ecAntMedi1.1, whole genome shotgun sequence genome:
aagatgaaataataatatatttcaagAAAGAaggtaaaattaaagaaagaaaatatttatacaGTGTGAAATACAGAAGCAACTAAAGAGCAATATAAATAATTAGAAATAGGcctgtattataataaaaaatgtataattgtcGTTTTAAACGTTTGTATGTTCGTTAGAAAATTAATATTGTCGTGAGCAACTACATTTTGCAATCAACTTGTAGGCCTCCGTAAAAGATAGAATGATATAGTATTGTTTAAGCTCGTTATAAAACCAAAGGATGATATTGAATACTGTAACGCAATCTTTGACCGATACACGCGTCGAATGTCAACACAAACGTGAGAAGGTAGTCTGGCACGCTTAGATCAGATCGTCTGACATAACCGGTGACTATTACCAGGTGCGGTTAGGCTCGTGATGACGAAAGGCCTACACTCGATGTTCGATTTATTATAGGCCCATACATTTTTGTTGCATGTGCGTatccaaaattgtttaaattgatGGCTCAACAAAAATAGACCGGTAAATTACTAAGATGCATCATTGTCTATATAGATCTCGGCAGCAGACACCGAATGATGATTGCTTTTTAAGTATCCTCGCCTAGGAAGATGATCTGATGTTATTTGTCAACCAAGATTACCACATGCTTGTTTTAGAATCATTATTATAACGGGATACTAATTCGGTACACGGCGTATGTGACAGCAGCCACGTCCCATCTGTTGTGTATATATCTGTTAGGTCGTAATTCTTAAAAGAGTATGTAACGAAACAAGAACACCGGAGCTGGCATTTCAATGAAGTTACTCATCCCTTGATGCAGTATTACTAAACTAGGCCTGATACACAAACGTTATGGTGAATATAGGCTACTAAAGTGAGAAACAATACGGTACGTATAATTCTGAGCTATGGCGCAAGGAGAGCGACTGGACAGAGATGGATCTTTTAAAGATAATAGGCCAACTTATGTTTTATTGAAGACGGCTCCTGTTGAAGATGAAGACTACAGTATTTTGAAGCACCCTATTTGTCGCAATGCTATTAAATACACCATAGTGAACATCGGACTGTTTATACTGGCTTGCCTATACGCTTTAATGGGAGCTGTAGTTTTCAAAGCCATCGAGGGTCCCGTGGAAGAAGAAGCCTACGAAAAATTCGTGGAGTCGAAGGAGTCTAGCAGAACTGAACTCATTGACGAACTGGTTAAGTTGACTGGATACACGTCACGGTCAGTTCTTCAAAATGTATTGGATTCGTATGAAAGCAAACTGGAAGAGATTTCTGGATGTACCATAGCGCCAACTAAAACATTTGAACCAGAATGGAATCTTCCTGGGTCGTTATTCTTTTCAGTTGTTGTCATGACAACGATAGGTAAACAATTCATTAAGTTTTTTACAGGCTcttttatgattattatattatttttaatattctgATCAATGACAATCACTATtagcatttaaaaaatcaatattgaTAATAGTTTGTCTTGAATATTCGATAATTATAATAAGCAAAGAGCATCCTATTCTCGTGTTACATATTGTATGgattaatgtactgtacatgtaatCATAATTATTTGCGTCATATTCCTAATGTAAATTCTGTAAAATCAAAAAAAGATTTTAAGGTTAGGGTAAATACAGTGGCATATGTGGTATTATGTGACGCGGATGATTTCTAGATACAGTATCCGAGGAGAATCGgctacaaatttaattttttaaaattttttatttcattcaatcgaaaccaacagcgataattacagccactaacaggtttgatacaaacaaagccagcaccttgattggtcctaacattgatcaatggcttctctcgtccagtacccaccttgaccagaggaaaggcataagccaatacgtctgaggcagataatAGGATAATaattgactttttaaaatttatggtAAAAGAAAATCAATATTTCTTACATCTGAAACCACCCCATGAGGGAAAATTGTTATTACGCCACTCGTTAAAATAATCCCCAGTCCATTAGTTATAATAATCCCCAATTGAGGATTAAGATTAAATTTGGATTAGGTCCACCGCGGATCCACAGTAGCCAGATAAGCTCAAAGCAGTCATGGAAGGACTGCACGTAGATGATATGTCTTGTATTTAGTCATGTATTGGCTATACACCCGGAGGCATAAACGAACTAATTATATATCCGACGGATGTTATTCACCCTTAAGTCATTCAAATACAATTTCTATTACGGTACCGGCAGTCGTTAGTTTAAtgaatactgtatattgaaTATTTGCATGAGTTAATTGTTATTACTAAAATAGCAACAGTCGATTCGTCCTAAAAGGTTAATCAAGGAAGTGGAGAGATTTACCTATTAAGtacataaaagaaaaaatatatactgcgCTTGTTCGTAACGATTGAATGTAATTTCATGTCGGATGAATATCTAACGTCGTTGAAAGTCATTACATGAATCTGGGCCACACAAACtgtattttcaaattgtttttacataataagaaGATAGAAGGGTCTTTTAATAGGGCCAGGAGGGGTTACTTGTCTATTCTCGTAGGCATATTCAACCTACTTCTATCTCAATTGAAAGTTTTGTCGTGACGTTTTGAAACTAATAAGCTGTGgtattttaaaagatttttttattttattttgatttgacatttttaaatgttgatgTGACGTTTTCAAAGTTTTGACTCCTATGAAACCGTATGAAAGTTCCCGAGTACTAAGGCCTATATCTGAGTACTAAGGCCTATATCTGAGTACTAAGGCCTATATCTGCGCGGAAATGTATTTTTTGAATCGAGGATGTGGGGCCAGATGCTTTACACTTTACAACTACTAGTTAAACCACCAAAccattcaaatatattttaatttgtcttATTTCTAAACATGGAAATCGGAATGGATCAACTCTGACAGCATAATCGTAGTTCTTAAATCTCATAATTCTGTTTGTAACAGATTATTGAATGTACTAAGCTGCGtgcaataaataatacatatttaacgATTTCGTGCTCACAGCATGTTACACTTCGGTATGCATCGACGACGAAGTTAAACGGgatataaattacaatatatcGTGTATCTTGCATTACACATTTATCTAATGTGTATGCCTAAAGTCGTTTTGCTCACTATTCGCGCAAATCGGAACATTATCCTGGTAACCGTCCTGTGACAGGTATCTTTCGTAGTAACATGTAATATACATACCATCTAAAGATTGTTAGAACTATTTTGACGTAACACCTACGCAGAAATGTATTTTTAGAACGGAGGTGTTGGGTCGGATGCCttacaataattacaatatttagatCTTACACGTCAACGTAAATCATGTATACAAAATACTGTTAAATTAATTCTGTAAAGtgattaaaaatgattaatccCACGTTATTTCTGGTTTGCTTTAGCGCCTTGAGTGGTAAGATTAACATTAACATTAGTATTTCATTCTGTAAGTGGCGGGCTTCCCGCTGTTGAGTGcgaattaaatgaaaaatacaattattcataacattaggacgcaacgcaattgGATGCGCGCAACGCATATTTTCCAAGAAGCGTTAACTTGGATGAGTTGTCGTTTATTGGTCAAAGTTGTGTCTGGTATATGCGTACGTCTCTAGTGGGGACCCAGCTTAGCggtttaataaatattgttctCTCTCGCTAAAATTATccttaatattttattcttgCAGGTTATGGAAATTTAGCACCGGTGACAAGATGGGGTCGAGGATTCTGTATGATTTACGCCGTCTTTGGTATCGCATTGCTGCTGTTGGTTTTAGCAAGCATAGGTTCGCTACTCGCTAAGGGTGCTACAATGTCCTATCGATACTTTAAAGTGTTCTTAAAGAAAGATGGAAGTGGtgataaaaaaagagaaaaggaGTTTGTACGAGAAGTGCCTAAATCCCAACTTGAGGGTACATCGCGTAACGCTGTTGTTGAGGACAATAACGGCATGGTGGTGACGCGTCTGGAATCGGAGACTAATAATAAAGATCGACCTATCTCTCCATTCTTTGATCCACATGTGGATTATGGCAGGTCGATTGATCCTGAAGATCCAACTAAGCTAACCCAGATTTCGCTTGAGGAACCTAAATCAGACGGGGAAGAACGAATAAAGACTCCTGATATTCAAGGAGTAGAAGAAGGTGAAGAGAAAAAACACAGCAGTCTTGATGAACTATTTGGCGACGAAGACGAAGCAGGAACAAATATTCCGCTGACAGCCATATTGCTGTTTGCCTTTATATACATGTGCCTTCTAGCAGGGCTTCTTACAGTCTGGGAAGATTGGGACTACTTTGAAGCGTTGTACTTCTCGTTCATAACTCTTACAACAATCGGCTTTGGCGATCTTGTACCGCAGCATCAGAAGAATCTGTTGGCCTGTGTTTTTCTGATAATGGTCGGAATGGCAGTCATGTCCATGTGCATCGCTCTAGCCCAGGAAGAGATTATGTCGAAAGTGCGCCAGATCGGTAAACTTATCGGGGTTATTATCACAAAACGTAGAGAATCAAAACGCAAAAagtgatgaaactaaaacacCACATATTTTGTGTAAGAATATGTATGCGTCATTAGTTGAcgaaataatgatgatgatgaaacgTCGGTGGTTTCTAAACGGATTTCATCCACAAATTATTCTCGCATTCATTCGAAAGTAGGCCagctttaaaaaagaaaatacggTTGGCgatagaaaaaaaatggttgGTCACGCTGTAATGTAAGTTGTGATAACAATGTTTTATTCTGTAAAACacctactgtatttaataacGGGATAATAATTGTGGTACAAACACAAGTTGTTTAGGTCGACCAATAACGATGCGCGCATTTTGAATGGCtggaagtgtgccactgttttaTTATGCAAATAAACGAGATTTTATGTAAATAAGCAGATTGTCTGCATGATGTATCACATACTACATAAGCAAATCATAGAGGCGCTTTCCGTCACATGATTGTGCGCCACTTGTGTACGTTCAATGTTAAATCACGTGATTTTTGCGCCACTTTTGTATACGTTCAATGTTAAATCACGTGATTTTTTGCGCCACTTTTGTACGTTCAATGTTAAATTACGCACTATAATATGCAAACAGGCTGCCTTATTATTTCACTGAGCTTTACTAGCATTTTACATATCGAGACAAGATCAACGTTGTTTGTACTACGTAATTAAGATATAATAGTAAGGTCAAATGTAAACAAGATGAGTTATTgatgtattaaatatttccgTTGTGGAGATTATGAAAACGAAATACGTGatatatatgtaatatttttatattatattatatcttattatatctttattatattatatcatatcttattatatcatatcatatcatatcatatcatatcatatcatattatattatattataatatattatgcaTGGGCGTATTAGCTCACATTGTCGATACAACATCATGCATAATAAACgaaataaaatactatattttgttttaaaaatacagaaaataataattattgtatctTTTACCGTATATTATATACAAGATTGTTTGACCATTACAAGTCAACGGTATAACTAACAAGCAACTGTTGTATGCTAATTTCACAGTACACATGTATTGATTAGTTAACGgttcaaataattatattaaatgttaatcTCAAGTGGTGTTTACGTAGTTATTACACTTGCTTTCTGATTGCGTTTTCTGTCTTGTTGAAGGGtgccacttggacgcaacgcaacagcaggtaaagcttggttccaactagaacgaaacgcaaggacgtaaacgcaacgcaagcgttttgacaagcgacagttcgaataatccattgcttgtgattggtcaactcatatATCTTGCGTCTATAACAAGACCGTAATAATAAAATGTGTCTACTTACGACATGGGCAATACAGTCTCTAAATGTGCAGTTCGAACTTGGTACACTGAAGAAATAAATAAGTAGAGGTTAGGCCTAAGcatcaatttttgttttaaacatgttcgattgttgcaaaatatggcaaCATTTTACACTGAACTTCTGTCTAACTACGGTATCATTACAGGAATTGCCtttgaaattgaatttaaattttttttcaaaaaataagctcaattatacaatacaaacaagGTGTTTATACTGAAAAGAAAACCATTATTTTAATTCAGTAGGTCTAATGAGTTGGTTTAATATTTACGCATACAATACAACAGTGTACCATCAATATATAAATAGTATCcacatttacaaatatatttattattaatcaattatttgaataaatgctggcgttatttcattaaaatattattaattaaggcAAATGTGTTAACTAGCAAGTATATTTTGTACTTCAATAAAGTTGAacataaacatttcattttgtgtTGACTTGACCTTTTAGTGGTAATAATCCAAACTCTATGAcgaaaataaacattataaatggTACATTTCGTGACAACGGCTAGCAGTGGCTATACGgaatacattcttttttttaacgCTCTGATTTCGAAAATCAGTGCTTACGTCATCTGATACCATCTTAAATTGATTTTTAGAAACTAATTATTATGTTCAATGTAtggttttggggttttttttcaagGGAAAAACGACTAAAAATAAGAGTAAACGTCACATGGTTTCCAGATTTAGAATAAAAATTAAACGACAAGGCAACTATtagatttttttaatgtgataAGTTGTCTTTGATGATCCCTCACTTTCTTTGTTTTTACCTATCATTACAAATTAAGGTACAACCAGGACTAGACATAAACATTTTACACATCATTCTCTCTTAACCAACTGACAAAAACGTTCCCATTTCTCACAAACAGTGCATTGATGTGCTAAAGAAGAAACTAATACTAacctttatgtaaaaaaaaatgtaacgacTGCGAATGTGGGAGTGCCACGAAATAGAAGATAATAATTGGTCAAACCAGCATTCTTCTACCAATTCGACTGGCATTCTTGGTTATGAATATTCATCAATTCACCTGCAGATCCCTGGTCAGGGAAATACTTTATCAATGTGCAGCAAGAATGCATTTTAAACAACTTACAGAAGGAATTTGAACACAACAAAAAGTATCTGCCCCCGGTGAGGCTcgaactcacgaccttcagattatgagactgacGCGCTGCCGACTGCGCCAAGGAGGCTGCTGAGTATACACAGAAAAGGCAAGAATAACTTTTTTACAGAAGGAATTTTACCACAACAAAATGGGAGTGCCCCCTGTGATGCTCAaactcacgaccttcagattatgaCACTGACGCACTGCCGACTGCTCCAAGGAGGCTGCTGAGTATACACAGAAAAGGTAAGCATAACTTTTTTACAAAAGGAATTTTAACACAACAAAATGGGAGGGGCCCCTGTGAGGCTcgaactcacgaccttcagattatgagactgacGCGCTGCCGACTGCGCCAAGGAGGCTGCTGAGTATACACAGAAAAGTCAAGCAGAACTTTTTTACGAAAAGGAATTTTAACACAACAAAATGGGAGTGCCCCCTGTGAGGCTcgaactcacgaccttcagattatgagactgacGCGCTGCCGACTGCGCCAAGGAGGCTGCTGAGTACACACAGAAAGGGCAAGCAGAACTTTTTACAGAAGGAATTTAAACGCAACAAAATGGGAGTGCCCCCTGTGAGGCTCGAACTAacgaccttcagattatgagactgacGCGCTGCCGACTGCGCCAAGGAGGCTGCTGAGTATACACAGAAAAGGCAAGCATAACTTTTTTACAGAAGGAATTTTAACACAACAAAATGGGAGTGCCCCCTGTGATGCTCAaactcacgaccttcagattatTAGACTGACGCGCTGCCGACTGCTCCAAGGAAGCTGCTGAGTATACACAGAAAAGGCAAGCATAACTTTTTTACAAAAGGAATTTTAACACAACAAAATGGGAGTGCCCCCTGTGAGGCTcgaactcacgaccttcagattatgagactgacGCGCTCCCGACTGCGCCAAGGAGGCTGCTGAGTGTACACAGAAAAGTCAAGCAGAACTTTTTTACAAAAGGAATTTTAACACAACAAAAATATCTGCCCCTGTGAGGCTcgaactcacgaccttcagattatgagacCGACGCGCTGCCGACTGCGCCAAGGAGGCTGCTGAGTGTACACAGAAAGGGCAAGCAGAACTTTTTTACAAAAGGAATTTGAACACAACAAAATGGGAGTTCCCCCTGTGAGGCTCGAACTCACGTccttcagattatgagactgacGCGCTGCCGACTGCGCCAAGGAGGCTGCTGAGTATACACAGAAAAGTCAAGCAGAACTTTTTTACGAAAAGGAATTTTAACACAACAAAATGGGAGTGCCCCCTGTGAGGCTcgaactcacgaccttcagattatgagactgacGCGCTGCCGACTGCGCCAAGGAGGCTGCTGAGTACACACAGAAAGGGCAAGCAGAACTTTTTACAGAAGGAATTTAAACGCAACAAAATGGGAGTGCCCCCTGTGAGGCTCGAACTAacgaccttcagattatgagactgacGCGCT
Encoded here:
- the LOC140047402 gene encoding potassium channel subfamily K member 18-like isoform X1; translated protein: MSDDKAQEDPENVNTHKTVTFKRSMQASVYGGKKSTKRSISRMSTILELPNCSRECRKVLQILLVNLGLFAFLIGYGVLGAAIFQAFEGPNEVEEHYELCDKRTKLIEMFANLTNITLIESKLVEYEESLLGVHDKGYETIEGEEMNWNFFGSLFFASTVITTIGYGNLAPVTRWGRGFCMIYAVFGIALLLLVLASIGSLLAKGATMSYRYFKVFLKKDGSGDKKREKEFVREVPKSQLEGTSRNAVVEDNNGMVVTRLESETNNKDRPISPFFDPHVDYGRSIDPEDPTKLTQISLEEPKSDGEERIKTPDIQGVEEGEEKKHSSLDELFGDEDEAGTNIPLTAILLFAFIYMCLLAGLLTVWEDWDYFEALYFSFITLTTIGFGDLVPQHQKNLLACVFLIMVGMAVMSMCIALAQEEIMSKVRQIGKLIGVIITKRRESKRKK
- the LOC140047402 gene encoding potassium channel subfamily K member 18-like isoform X2; its protein translation is MAQGERLDRDGSFKDNRPTYVLLKTAPVEDEDYSILKHPICRNAIKYTIVNIGLFILACLYALMGAVVFKAIEGPVEEEAYEKFVESKESSRTELIDELVKLTGYTSRSVLQNVLDSYESKLEEISGCTIAPTKTFEPEWNLPGSLFFSVVVMTTIGYGNLAPVTRWGRGFCMIYAVFGIALLLLVLASIGSLLAKGATMSYRYFKVFLKKDGSGDKKREKEFVREVPKSQLEGTSRNAVVEDNNGMVVTRLESETNNKDRPISPFFDPHVDYGRSIDPEDPTKLTQISLEEPKSDGEERIKTPDIQGVEEGEEKKHSSLDELFGDEDEAGTNIPLTAILLFAFIYMCLLAGLLTVWEDWDYFEALYFSFITLTTIGFGDLVPQHQKNLLACVFLIMVGMAVMSMCIALAQEEIMSKVRQIGKLIGVIITKRRESKRKK